The genomic DNA AAACTGGAAAGTTACACCAGCAAATATAGAACTGTGTCCACAGTGTAAATCACTAAAACTGCCACACCATGTATGCCCGAAATGCGGGTTTTACAATAATGTTTCCGTTATCAAAATCAAAGAAAAAAAAACCAAAGAAGAAACGAAGCGTAAATAATGAAACCACTGATGAACACTGATGAACACTGATAGAACCAAAAAATGAAAATTTATAAATATCTGTGTAATCAGTGTTTATGGATTCCCGATAGAGACATTCGGGAATGACATTTCGTGTCATCTGTGTAATCTGCGTTTATGAAAATTGTTGTTGATGCAATGGGCGGTGATAAGGCACCTGATGTCGTTATTGAAGGCGCAATAGACGCAGCAAAAGAATATGGCGAGGAAATACTATTAGCTGGTAATGAAACTCTGATTACTGAAAAACTCAAAAAAAATAAAAAAGTATCTAACCTGCCGATAAGAATAATGCATTGCGAAGAAGTTATTACGATGGATGATTCGCCTGTAGACGCATTCAGAAAAAAGCCTAATTCATCAATAGTAAAAGGAATAAAACTCGTTGCTGACGGAGCCGCTGATGGTTTTTTTTCTGCCGGAAACTCCGGGGCTATAAACGCAACGGCGCATATCATTCTTAAGCGAATAGAAGGTGTTGCCCGGCCGGCAATCGCAACCATTTTTCCGACGCTACAAAAACCTTGTGTGGTAGTTGATGTCGGCGCAAATGTTGACTCAAAACCAAAAAACCTGTTACAGTTTGCAATAATGGGTTCTGTCTATTCAAAAAATTTGTTAAAAATAGAAAATCCAAAAATAGGTTTGCTGTCAATAGGCGAAGAAGCGTCAAAAGGGAATGAATTGACTTCAGCAACTTATAAACTTTTGGCAGCATCAGAACTTAATTTTGTTGGCAATATTGAAGGCCGAGATATAAATAAAGGAAATGTTGATGTAATTGTTTGCGATGGTTTTGTCGGGAATGTTGTCTTGAAGTTTGGTGAAGGTGTCGCTGAGTTTTTAGTTCAACTAATCAAGAATGAGATGAAAAAAAGTCCTGTCCGTATCATGACTGCGGCGCTTATTTTAAGAAGCGTATTCAAACATATCAAAAAGAAAATTGATTATGACGAATACGGTGGCGCACCGCTTCTGGGTGTTAATGGTGTGTGTATTATCGGGCATGGGTCTTCAAATTCTAAAGCGATAAAAAACGGAATCCATGTTGTAATTGAATCAGTAAAAAATAATATCATTGAAAATATAAAAACTGAAATCGCGAAGGTCAGTCATCTGACCGACGGGGGAAGTGAAAATGGGAATTGAAATTATTGGAATCGGCTCATATCTGCCTGAAAAAATTTTAACAAACGCTGATTTAGAAAAAATGGTTGAGACGACAGACGAGTGGATTACAACACGAACCGGTATTAAAGAACGAAGAATCGCTGCAGATACCGAAGCAACTTCTGATTTGGCAATTCATGCAGCAAAACGGGCACTCAAAAAAGCAAATATCACACCTGACGAAATTGACGCAATAATTGTAGCAACGATTACACCGGATATGCTCTTTCCATCAACTGCCTGTTTTGTCCAAAAATGGCTCGCTGCAAAAAACGCATGCGCATTTGATATCGCCGCAGCATGTTCCGGATTTATTTATGGAATCGCTATGGCGAGAGATTTAATAAGATGTGACAGTTACAAAACGATACTTGTCATCGGCGCTGAAACACTTACTAAAATAACCGACTGGCAGGATAGAAATACCTGTGTGCTTTTAGGCGATGGTGCAGGTGCGGTGGTGTTAAAAAAAACCGATTCTTCAAGCGATATACTTTCTACATATCTTGGCGCTGACGGTAACCTGGGCGATTTGTTGTATATACCAGGCGGCGGTTCACGAAATCCAGCAACACATAAAACAGTTGACGACCGACTGCATTTTATGAAAATGGAAGGTAATAAACTTTTTAAGATTGCCGTTCGGGCAATGGCAGACTCAGCAA from Elusimicrobiota bacterium includes the following:
- the rpmF gene encoding 50S ribosomal protein L32; the protein is MANPKRRHSTSRQNKRRANWKVTPANIELCPQCKSLKLPHHVCPKCGFYNNVSVIKIKEKKTKEETKRK
- the plsX gene encoding phosphate acyltransferase PlsX, coding for MKIVVDAMGGDKAPDVVIEGAIDAAKEYGEEILLAGNETLITEKLKKNKKVSNLPIRIMHCEEVITMDDSPVDAFRKKPNSSIVKGIKLVADGAADGFFSAGNSGAINATAHIILKRIEGVARPAIATIFPTLQKPCVVVDVGANVDSKPKNLLQFAIMGSVYSKNLLKIENPKIGLLSIGEEASKGNELTSATYKLLAASELNFVGNIEGRDINKGNVDVIVCDGFVGNVVLKFGEGVAEFLVQLIKNEMKKSPVRIMTAALILRSVFKHIKKKIDYDEYGGAPLLGVNGVCIIGHGSSNSKAIKNGIHVVIESVKNNIIENIKTEIAKVSHLTDGGSENGN
- a CDS encoding beta-ketoacyl-ACP synthase III encodes the protein MGIEIIGIGSYLPEKILTNADLEKMVETTDEWITTRTGIKERRIAADTEATSDLAIHAAKRALKKANITPDEIDAIIVATITPDMLFPSTACFVQKWLAAKNACAFDIAAACSGFIYGIAMARDLIRCDSYKTILVIGAETLTKITDWQDRNTCVLLGDGAGAVVLKKTDSSSDILSTYLGADGNLGDLLYIPGGGSRNPATHKTVDDRLHFMKMEGNKLFKIAVRAMADSARKAIELAGITCDDVKLIIPHQANVRIVEAVAKQLNVPMEKVFLNIQKYGNTSAATTPIALEEAIYEGKVKKGDIVVLVAFGGGLTWGATVIKL